The DNA window AAGCCTTAGCTATAGGTGACAATACCAACAGTGTAATAATAAGCATGTATATATAAGCCAATAGATATAATCCATTGGCTTATTATTTTTATAGTTTATGACTATTAAAAATAAATTTATATCCGGCGATTTGTATCTATTCCAGTTATTGACTAAGGTTATTCATACAAATCATAAGCCCATGGGCTGACGAAGATCCGCAACCAATATTATTAACCACTGATTATATTCATCTTAAAAAACGCCAGTTATTTTTCGGGAGAGCGGTGTCATGCCCTGTGGCAACACAAGGCGATGCCGTGCCCTCATGATTTCATTAATTAAATTCCATCGGCTACACACACGGGAAAGTTAATATTACTTTTCCAAACATAAAAGTCAGGAGCAAAGTAATGAAAATAATAACTGGCGTTATTTTACCTACCGTTGCCGCCATCGCGATGGCCGGCATGGCGCACGCAGCAGACAGCAAACAACCGGTGACCGGCAAAGAGACGGTTACCCTGGAACACGTGCATGCCGTGCAGGAGAATGGCAGCCCCGCGCCACAACACGACGCGGCCTGTATGAAGGAGCTTTCTATGCCGACGTCCAAGTATGTCGGGATGAAAGTCACCAGCGAATACACCGTTAACCCCAGCTCGATGATGATGTCCGCGAAATCTATGCTGCCCTCCCCGATGGCCACGCAACCGCTGGAGTTGACGGTTGATTTATCCCCACTCGGTCTTGAAGGGGTTTATGCCTTTGGTGCCTTCAAACCCAATGTTCTGCCGCAGGACTATGTTTATTTCACCATCGGCAAGGATTTTAAAAACCCCGTTAGTACCTTTATGATTATTAATAAAGGGAAGGAATACAATTGCGTTATTTCCAGCTCAAACAAGGCGATGAGTAAAGAGGAACGTAAACACCTTATGGTTAAGAAATAATTTAGAATATGTATTAAATAATAATGGGGGTTGCGGATAGCATTCCACTACCGCGGCCCCCTTACTTAATAAGACGATAACGTCCGCCAGGTACCAGCCGCGTTTATCCATAATGATTAATCATCCTTGTTAACTTATTGCTCAACAATCCCTTTTTGGGATAATGGCAGATATTCGATTTTAGGATATCACTCGCGGAAAACGCCATGACTTCAGTTTATTCAACCGAGTATCAATTAGTTATAAGAATACTTCGGGATGCTCGCATAGAAAAAGGCATCACTCAGGCCAAACTGGCCGAAGCACTGGGTCGCCCGCAGTCGTTTATCGCCAAGGTTGAGAACGGCGAGCGCAAACTCGATGTGGTGGAGTTTGCTCTGATCGCTCGTTTGCTTGGAGTTGATGCCGGGGCTGTTATGGGGATAATTAGCATATAGAATAGAATGATCCGATTAACTATAGTTTTTTATGAAATATTTAGGCACAACTTCAACATTAGAAAAATATCAGTTACCTTTTTAAAATATGCCTCGCTAATTATAAATCCCCATTCATTACTTTCACAGCTAATGAACTCTCTCTCAATATTATATCACGAGTAGTCTGGAAAAAACTAGGATTCCCCGACTCCATCGTATAACTAAATTTTTAAAAGTCGTAATATCATCATTTTTTCTAAAAGAAGAAAAAGCCCTTTCAAAATCACGAAAAATTTCAATTCTAGCTAACTTCAATCTTTCACAGTTCAAATTGAAAATATCAATAGTTTTTTTCAACCAGCACTTCTGTGGATTCATATGCATTATTATTTATATTGATATCATTACAATATCTAGAGTTGGGTTTTATTTCCCCAGTAGCTCTTAAGAAGACAAAAAAATGATGTCCATGAGGTATATCAAGAGGAAATAACAATCTTCCCAACCAGTTTTTGTCGACAATATTATTTATAGTTTCATAATGTTCCTTATAAGCATCACAACTTAAATTTCTAGGTAAATCGAATTTATCTTTTAAATTAGAACCACCGAGGCATACACCTAAAAGGTTGTCCCAATCTAAGTGCCAATTATCCACATGAACATCGCAACCAGACTTTGATTTAAAGTGCTCAATCCTTCTTTCAAATACAATATTTGGAGGTAAAGAAACCTCGCAATATGCGCACAAATCAAATTGGTCCCTAAATATTATATTTTTTATGTTTTTATACACTTCACCTTGCTGATAATCTTTAAACTCATCCCAAGATCCAGTGGGATGCAAATTTTTATAATTTAAAAAAACAACATGTTCAATAGATTTACTTATCTTTATCAAAATCCCTCTCCCACTCTCTATTTTCTACATAAAGCTGCAACTCCACAAGGACGTCATAGTCTCTACCAAAATGCTTTGACAGCTCGTCGTTAAGAAATTCAGCCCTGGCTCCTTTATACTCATCGGAATACACTAGGTTCTTATACTCTTCTAACTTTTGAGTAAACTCATCATCAGAGGGACGGTCTGACACTTCAAATAAGTTCCTTAGTACCCATGATGATAAGGCTCCCCTAGTACCTTTAGGAGCTTTGGCTTTATATCCATTTTTAAGGAGATATATATTGCTACCATCTATTGTGTGGCATACTTGTGGACTATGTGTGGTAACAATAAACTGTATATTTTTAAATGTATTTTGCAGACTTTTAATTATTTTCTGTTGCCAAGATGGATGCAAGTGTAGATCTATCTCATCAATTAAAACAACACCGGTTCCCAAAAGTGGGTTTTCTAGACTTGGATTTAATAATGTTAACCTTCTAGCTATATCTGCAACTAATGCTAAAATTGTTTTTTTCACCTTGCGATAATTGCAATACACTTAGTGAAACACCATCTTTACTGATCAATAAATCCAAAGGAGAACGCTGTAATTTTAAATCGCTAAACCCCGGTAAAAACGAATAAATAGCGTCTTCCACCGTAGTTAGCGTCTTACTACTTATATTATAGTAATTATTTAATTTATTTTTCAAATTTATTATTATTTTATTGTGCTGTTCTATTAATGCCTTACTTGCATCAGAGTTCGGGCTTTCAGATATCAAGGCTTTTAAAAGAGGGTTATCCAACTCTTTCTCTTTATTTCTAATTTCAGCTTTAAGAAGCCTAATATCAGAATTATCAGAGTTTTCAACTTCGATAAGCTCTTTTACCCACCGAAAGAAAAGTCTAAAGTCTGCCTTCCCAGTAAGGCTTTTACTATATCCTTTAAACTTATCCCAAGTTTGTATTTCTTTTATTTCATCCGAATTTTCTATATCTTTAGTCGTTACATCATTAGCTCTTTCAACTGTATAAACGGCCAGTAATGGATAATTGAAATTTGGCTCAACAGTATTAGCCATCCTAAATAGTTGCCCTAACTCATTTATTCCAGAATAATTACTTTTCCCCTTATTATCATCAGTTAGATTGTCTTGTCCTATAGTCATGGGAAAATCTATATCTTTATATGTATAGACTAAGTTTATTCTTGAATATTCCTTATCTTTTTTTATTTCATATCTCTCAATAAGGTCTCCATTATGTGAGCGAGTAGAAAGACGTGAAACCACATGTGTCATACACTTTTGAATCGCGTCAAGAATTGTAGATTTCCCCGAGCCATTATTCCCGACGAAAATAGTTATTTTTTCTTTCAAAGAAAAATCCAAAGTGATATCTTCAAACCCTTTATAGTTTTCCAATTGTATTTTTCTTATGCCAAACTGCCCATCAACCATATTTTTAATACACAAACCTCTATAAAGTTCAGCTTTATGACTGTCAACATCATCTACACCATGTCCTTCATTATAAATTTTATACAATTGATATGATGAAGCGAAATCTCCGCCTTCAGACTTGCGAATAAACTTCCTAATATTGCTATTTACTTTTTTTTCCATTTATTCCTCCGAAGAATATTTATTAATTTCTTCAATTATTGACGGCCCATATTTTTTTTGTATTCTCAATAAAAAAACTGGCTCAATACTTCTAGCATAACCAATCAATCCCTTTAGACTTTGAATGTCATCGAAATCCAATTGTCCATTTTTAAATTTATAAACCAATGAAGAAATATATCTTTTTTTGTCCCTTCCCATGGAAAGTTTATCATTATTCGTCAATGTGATCCCTGTTATATGACGATTGTGAGCTTTTGAAGAATACACGATTTTAGATTGATTTATCAAAATTCTATTGCCGAAATACTCTTGCAATAACCCCTTAACTTCGTTATGAATAAATTTAAGAGAATCTTTTTCCTTTGTAGAAAAAGTCATGTCATCTGCATACCTTGAGTAATTAATCTTCTCAGCCAAACAAATACCATGCAGTTTTTTATCAAAACTATACATAACGACATTTGATATAAAAGGTGAACTAGGGGAGCCTACGCTTAATACTAATGCCCCATTCCTCTTTTTCGATCTATTCCAGAAGCATAATTGCTCAATTAAAAACTTGTCATTTATTGAAAGTGAAATTGATTGCCTTTCTAATTCTTTAAAGAAAAAATCAGGAGTTATACTATTAAAAAAATCCTCCAAATCCAATTTCAATAAATAGTCAGAGTCTTGATGTAGAGATGCGTTATATAAAATATTCCTTCCTTTTATATATGCAGTAGCGACGTCATGAACTAGAGCTATCTTAGAAAGATTTTCAACAATTATCCTTTGTACATCTTTTACTTTTTTTGTTGGTTGGGCAATTAACCTAAAACCAATCGTGCGCTTGGGGATTTTGTAAACTTTATAGTGTGTTGAGGGTCTTGACTTAAGCAATTGCTGCAGATCAGCAAATTTTTCTGTCAGTTCACTTTCTAAATCAATGCTCATCACAGGTTACAGCCCTAATTGTAAACCAAACAAAAAGGTTGGCTTGACTGAAGTATGAAGGATTATGGCTGAGAAATATTAACTATTTCCCAGCCATAAATTGCTCTTTACTAGAAGCCGCGGAACAACATTTCTGATCCGCAACTACGGCTGCGGCTCAGAAATGTTGTTCCGCAACTGTAAATGTAATCAATAAGTTAGAGTTCAGCGCATCGCCAAACTAGATTTAACCTTCAATGGTAAAACCCATACTACGCTAAAGAGCTCTAACACTTTAACTTAGAGCTTTTTATAAGTCAATTTGTCTTTATTATCATATAGCTACTATCATTTTTAATCATGTAACTATTTGAAATAGTGTTGTATGCAGTGCTTTTGCCACCTCTAGCGTTAGTGGCAACAACGAAATGAATCAGTAAGTTTTCATAGTAAAAGAGAGCGAGCCGATGATATTTACATTACTAATGTGCAGCTCTGCAAACAACGCAATATCGACTGTTTAGACAAAAATTTAGGGAAAAAGTCAGGGTGTGTATTAGTCAACAAATTGTTTTTACTAATATTTATTGAAAATCACTGTGGCATTTTTCCATTAATTGTATACCGCTTGCAAAAAATCCCCGAGCCTCAGATATAACAGGGGCGCAGCATGCTGCGCCCCTGCATTTTCTAAACACCGAACTAAAACTTAACTGCGAACCAAATCATCACCGTAGCCGATCCATTTGTAGGTGGTGAGTGCGTCCAGGCCCATTGGGCCACGGGCGTGCAGTTTCTGGGTGCTGACCGCCACTTCTGCGCCAAGGCCGAACTGGCCGCCGTCGGTGAAGCGGGTGCTGGCGTTGACGTACACCGCGCTTGAATCCACCGCACGCACGAAGTGCTCGGCGCTGCTCAGTGAACGGGTGAGGATCGCGTCGGAGTGGCTGGTGCCATGGGTGCGAATATGGTCGATGGCCTGATCGATGTCATCCACCAGCGCCACGTTCAAGTCCAACGACAGCCATTCGTCGTCGTAATCTTCCGCCGCGACCGCCACCACCGTTGCCGGGCCGTCTTGCAACATCGGCATGGCGTTCTCCGCCGCGTGCAGGGTAACGCCGACCGCCGCCATTTTGCTGCTCAAGGCAGGCAGAAACTCTACAGCGATATTGCGGTTCACCAGCAGCGTCTCCAGCGAGTTACAGGCGCTTGGGCGTTGAATTTTGGCGTTCTCGATCACCGTCAGTGCTTTGTCGAAATCAACGCTGTCATCAACATAGGTGTGGCAAACGCCGATACCGCCGGTGATCACCGGGATGGTTGACTGTTCGCGGCACAATTTATGCAGACCAGCACCGCCGCGTGGGATCAGCATGTCGACGTAGCGATCCAGGCGCAGCAATTCATTCACCAGTGCGCGATCCGGGCTTTCAATCGCCTGTACCGCTGCAGCCGGAAGGCCGCACTGTTCCAGCGCCTGCTGGATCACCTTCACCGTCGCCTGATTGGTGTGGTGGGTTTCTTTACCGCCACGCAGGATCACCGCGTTGCCGGTTTTCAGGCACAGGCTGGCGACGTCGATGGTGACGTTTGGCCGCGCCTCATAAATCACGCCAATCACCCCGAGCGGTACCCGGCGACGTTCCAGCTTCAACCCGCTGTCCAGCAGGCTGCCGTCCAATACGTGGCCGACCGGGTCGTTCAGGCGGCATACCTGACGCACGTCGTTGGCGATCGCCGCCAGACGTGCCGGGGTCAGTAACAGGCGATCGAGCAGCGCTTCGCTCATTCCGCTGGCGCGTGCCTGCTCCATGTCCTGTTCGTTAGCCTGTAAAATCACTTCGCTTTCGGCTTCCAGTTTGTCGGCAATCACCGACAGCACCTGGTTTTTCTTCGCCGTGCTCAGCACCGCCAGTTGCCAGGAGGCCTGCTTGGCGGCCTTCCCCATCTGCTCGAGCATGCTCACTCCTTAGCTGACAATCATATCGTCGCGGTGAACTGCCACCGGGCCGTATTCATAACCGAGAATTTCGCTGATTTCCTGCGAGTGGTGACCGGCAATCATGCGCATCGCGTCGCTGTTATAACGGCTGACGCCGTGCGCCAGATCGCGCCCCGTCAGGTTGCGGATGCGGATCACTTCGCCACGGGAGAAATCGCCTTTGACTTCGCGGATGCCCTTCGGCAGCAGTGAGCTGCCGCGCGCCATAATGGCGTCGACCGCACCGTCGTCGACGGTGATCTCACCGGCCGGGGGGGCGCCGAAGATCCAGCGTTTGCGGTTTTCCAGCGGGGTTTCCAGCGCGTGGAAACGGGTGCCCACCGGTTTGCCTTCAATCACGTCAGCCACCACGCCCGGCTTGCTGCCGGCGGCGATGATTACGTCGATA is part of the Serratia quinivorans genome and encodes:
- a CDS encoding Predicted transcriptional regulator translates to MTSVYSTEYQLVIRILRDARIEKGITQAKLAEALGRPQSFIAKVENGERKLDVVEFALIARLLGVDAGAVMGIISI
- a CDS encoding Retron-type reverse transcriptase, which gives rise to MSIDLESELTEKFADLQQLLKSRPSTHYKVYKIPKRTIGFRLIAQPTKKVKDVQRIIVENLSKIALVHDVATAYIKGRNILYNASLHQDSDYLLKLDLEDFFNSITPDFFFKELERQSISLSINDKFLIEQLCFWNRSKKRNGALVLSVGSPSSPFISNVVMYSFDKKLHGICLAEKINYSRYADDMTFSTKEKDSLKFIHNEVKGLLQEYFGNRILINQSKIVYSSKAHNRHITGITLTNNDKLSMGRDKKRYISSLVYKFKNGQLDFDDIQSLKGLIGYARSIEPVFLLRIQKKYGPSIIEEINKYSSEE
- the proA_1 gene encoding Gamma-glutamyl phosphate reductase, which produces MLEQMGKAAKQASWQLAVLSTAKKNQVLSVIADKLEAESEVILQANEQDMEQARASGMSEALLDRLLLTPARLAAIANDVRQVCRLNDPVGHVLDGSLLDSGLKLERRRVPLGVIGVIYEARPNVTIDVASLCLKTGNAVILRGGKETHHTNQATVKVIQQALEQCGLPAAAVQAIESPDRALVNELLRLDRYVDMLIPRGGAGLHKLCREQSTIPVITGGIGVCHTYVDDSVDFDKALTVIENAKIQRPSACNSLETLLVNRNIAVEFLPALSSKMAAVGVTLHAAENAMPMLQDGPATVVAVAAEDYDDEWLSLDLNVALVDDIDQAIDHIRTHGTSHSDAILTRSLSSAEHFVRAVDSSAVYVNASTRFTDGGQFGLGAEVAVSTQKLHARGPMGLDALTTYKWIGYGDDLVRS
- a CDS encoding recombination protein F; this encodes MEKKVNSNIRKFIRKSEGGDFASSYQLYKIYNEGHGVDDVDSHKAELYRGLCIKNMVDGQFGIRKIQLENYKGFEDITLDFSLKEKITIFVGNNGSGKSTILDAIQKCMTHVVSRLSTRSHNGDLIERYEIKKDKEYSRINLVYTYKDIDFPMTIGQDNLTDDNKGKSNYSGINELGQLFRMANTVEPNFNYPLLAVYTVERANDVTTKDIENSDEIKEIQTWDKFKGYSKSLTGKADFRLFFRWVKELIEVENSDNSDIRLLKAEIRNKEKELDNPLLKALISESPNSDASKALIEQHNKIIINLKNKLNNYYNISSKTLTTVEDAIYSFLPGFSDLKLQRSPLDLLISKDGVSLSVLQLSQGEKNNFSISCRYS